The Apium graveolens cultivar Ventura chromosome 6, ASM990537v1, whole genome shotgun sequence genome contains a region encoding:
- the LOC141667100 gene encoding uncharacterized protein LOC141667100, whose amino-acid sequence MSNHDLILGERRDMPTVQKQHLGLSHNYNLVMGGLGQAHEHKHEHDLDIGQAGNNDLGLEHGHDRELLLDHEIGLQRGESQGHGHENEYDHHDEDDAGYDHHDENDIRYDHENSNGNVIDPGEENGHEIDPNDTGMDHHDNQMVVSTENRDLDLSENHDLTVVQNHELHDHLDLVVHQNHDMDMSQLVVTTPIMQNRTLVPAPTYELAVGQEFPDVKSCRRALRDCAIALHFEIQTVKSDKSRFTAKCASDGCPWRIHAAKLPGVPTFTIRTIHAEHNCGGIAHLGHQQASVQWVASSVEQRLKENPQCKPKEILEEIHRVHGITLSYKQAWRGKERIMAALRGSFEEDYRLLPQYCEQIRRTNPGSIASVYVNPMDSCFQRLFVSFQASIYGFLNACRPLIGLDRTVLKSKYLGTLLFATGFDGEGALFPLAFGVVDDENDDNWMWFLSELHNLLEINTENMPKLTILSDRQKSIVDGVEANFPTAFHGFCMRHLTESFRKEFNNTVLVNLLWEAASALTVIEYEGKILEIEEISREAAYWIRHVPPRLWATAYFEGTRFGHLTANIVESLNTWILEASGLPIIQMMECIRRQLMTWFNERREISMQWTSILVPCAERRVSEALEHAQTYQVLRANEAEFEVISHEGSNIVDIRNRCCLCRGWQLYGLPCSHAVAALLSCRQNVHRFTESSFTVVNYRKTYSQTIHPVPDKSLWREMSEGSHAVDFLINPPKSLRPPGRPRKRRVRAEDKGRVKRVVHCSRCNQTGHFRTTCSAPI is encoded by the exons ATGTCTAACCATGATCTTATTCTTGGGGAAAGACGGGATATGCCAACGGTTCAGAAGCAGCATTTGGGATTAAGCCATAATTATAATTTAGTTATGGGGGGGTTAGGACAGGCTCATGAACACAAACACGAGCATGATCTAGATATAGGACAGGCTGGTAATAATGATTTAGGATTAGAGCATGGTCATGATCGTGAATTACTGCTGGACCATGAAATTGGTTTACAGCGTGGTGAGAGCCAAGGGCATGGACATGAAAATGAATATGATCACCATGATGAAGATGATGCTGGATATGATCACCATGATGAAAATGATATTCGATATGACCATGAGAATAGTAATGGGAATGTCATAGATCCAGGAGAAGAAAATGGCCATGAAATTGATCCAAATGACACTGGGATGGACCACCATGATAATCAAATGGTTGTCTCTACAGAAAACCGCGATCTAGATTTATCTGAGAATCATGATTTGACTGTAGTACAGAACCATGAACTTCATGACCACTTAGATCTGGTTGTGCACCAAAATCATGATATGGATATGTCTCAGCTTGTGGTTACTACTCCAATTATGCAAAACAGAACCCTTGTTCCTGCTCCCACATATGAATTGGCTGTTGGGCAAGAGTTTCCTGATGTCAAGAGCTGTCGTAGGGCGCTGAGGGACTGTGCAATTGCTCTCCATTTTGAGATCCAAACAGTTAAATCGGATAAATCTCGTTTCACCGCCAAATGTGCTAGTGATGGATGCCCTTGGAGGATTCATGCTGCAAAACTACCAG GTGTTCCTACCTTCACAATTAGGACAATACATGCTGAACATAACTGTGGTGGAATTGCGCATCTTGGTCATCAACAAGCCTCAGTCCAGTGGGTTGCAAGTTCTGTAGAACAACGCCTTAAGGAAAATCCTCAATGCAAGCCAAAGGAGATACTAGAAGAGATCCATCGTGTTCATGGAATCACTTTATCATACAAACAAGCCTGGAGAGGAAAAGAACGTATCATGGCTGCCCTGCGAGGGTCATTTGAAGAAGACTATCGTCTACTTCCACAATACTGTGAACAAATCAGAAGGACGAATCCAGGAAGCATTGCATCAGTGTATGTGAATCCTATGGACAGCTGTTTCCAGCGCCTGTTTGTTTCATTTCAGGCATCGATATATGGATTTTTAAATGCATGTAGGCCACTTATAGGGCTTGACCGGACTGTTCTGAAAAGCAAGTACCTCGGGACATTGCTATTTGCTACTGGTTTTGATGGTGAGGGTGCACTCTTTCCGTTGGCATTTGGGGTAGtggatgatgaaaatgatgataACTGGATGTGGTTCCTTTCTGAGTTACATAACCTGTTAGAAATTAACACTGAAAACATGCCAAAACTTACAATATTATCTGACAGGCAAAAAAGTATTGTTGATGGAGTTGAAGCAAACTTCCCAACTGCCTTTCATGGATTTTGTATGCGTCATCTCACAGAGAGTTTCAGAAAAGAGTTCAACAACACAGTGCTGGTTAACCTTCTATGGGAAGCAGCTAGTGCTCTTACTGTCATTGAATATGAAGGAAAGATTTTAGAGATCGAAGAGATATCACGAGAAGCTGCTTATTGGATCCGCCATGTTCCCCCTCGTTTGTGGGCCACTGCATATTTTGAGGGTACACGATTTGGGCACTTGACTGCTAACATAGTTGAATCGTTGAATACATGGATACTTGAGGCATCGGGGCTTCCAATAATTCAAATGATGGAGTGCATCCGCAGACAGTTGATGACTTGGTTCAATGAGAGACGTGAAATTAGTATGCAGTGGACATCTATACTCGTCCCTTGTGCCGAGAGACGTGTGTCAGAAGCTCTTGAGCATGCACAAACTTATCAAGTGCTCCGAGCTAATGAGGCAGAATTTGAAGTCATTTCTCATGAAGGATCAAATATAGTGGACATTCGAAACCGGTGTTGTCTATGTCGAGGATGGCAGCTATATGGTCTTCCATGTTCTCATGCTGTTGCAGCTCTTCTCTCTTGCAGACAAAATGTTCATCGATTTACTGAGAGTTCTTTTACAGTAGTAAATTACCGCAAAACGTACTCTCAGACAATACACCCAGTTCCAGACAAATCCCTTTGGAGGGAGATGTCCGAAGGCTCTCATGCTGTTGATTTTCTTATAAACCCACCAAAGTCACTTCGGCCACCTGGTAGGCCAAGGAAAAGGCGAGTTCGTGCAGAAGATAAAGGCCGTGTGAAGCGGGTTGTGCATTGTAGCCGATGCAACCAGACTGGACATTTTAGAACAACTTGTTCAGCCCCTATTTAG